One genomic window of Actinoplanes lobatus includes the following:
- a CDS encoding ABC transporter permease, with protein sequence MTTFEAARLVAGREIRVKLRDKTFLLSTVLLLFFTALGVVLPMLINGGPEKVAVVGTTHVAVLERAGLEVITVPDAATAERMVRDDEVAAAVVDGPRVLAMEEAPGEVVAALSTSPPVEYLNPDALDEAARFLVPFVLATLFFFTTISFGVQIAQSVTEEKQTRIVEILVASIPVRALLTGKVAAMTVLAFGQLALIAVVGLVGMRVADVGGPVIDAVLPAIGWFLPFFVVGFLMLAALWAGVGALAARQEDLGATTAPLQLLVMTPFFLVLAFQSNPAAMTVLSYVPFSAPVAMPVRLFTGEAATWEPFVSLALLLLTSGLTLLAGARIYQGSLLRTNGRTSFATAWRNPTPIG encoded by the coding sequence GTGACCACGTTCGAAGCCGCCAGGCTGGTCGCGGGCCGGGAGATCCGGGTCAAGCTCCGCGACAAGACCTTCCTTCTCAGTACGGTCCTGCTGCTCTTCTTCACGGCGCTCGGGGTGGTGCTGCCGATGCTGATCAACGGCGGCCCGGAGAAGGTCGCCGTGGTCGGCACCACCCACGTCGCCGTCCTGGAGAGGGCCGGCCTCGAGGTGATCACCGTCCCGGACGCGGCCACCGCCGAACGGATGGTCCGCGACGACGAGGTGGCGGCCGCCGTGGTCGACGGGCCGAGGGTGCTGGCCATGGAGGAGGCGCCGGGTGAGGTGGTGGCGGCGCTCAGCACCTCACCGCCGGTGGAGTACCTGAATCCGGACGCGCTCGACGAGGCGGCCCGCTTCCTGGTCCCGTTCGTCCTGGCCACGCTCTTCTTCTTCACCACGATCTCGTTCGGCGTGCAGATCGCGCAGAGCGTCACCGAGGAGAAGCAGACCCGGATCGTGGAGATCCTGGTCGCCAGCATCCCGGTCCGGGCGCTGCTGACCGGCAAGGTGGCCGCCATGACCGTGCTCGCCTTCGGTCAGCTCGCCCTGATCGCCGTGGTCGGCCTGGTCGGCATGCGGGTGGCCGACGTGGGCGGCCCGGTGATCGACGCGGTCCTGCCGGCGATCGGCTGGTTCCTGCCGTTCTTCGTGGTCGGCTTCCTGATGCTCGCGGCGCTCTGGGCGGGGGTCGGCGCGCTGGCCGCCCGGCAGGAGGATCTCGGCGCCACCACGGCCCCGCTCCAGCTCCTGGTGATGACCCCGTTCTTCCTGGTGCTGGCCTTCCAGTCGAACCCGGCGGCGATGACCGTGCTGTCCTACGTCCCGTTCTCCGCCCCGGTGGCCATGCCGGTCCGCCTGTTCACCGGTGAGGCCGCCACCTGGGAGCCGTTCGTGTCGCTGGCCCTGCTCCTGCTGACCAGCGGGCTCACCCTGCTGGCCGGGGCCCGGATCTACCAGGGGTCGCTGCTGCGCACCAACGGGCGGACGTCGTTCGCGACCGCCTGGCGCAACCCCACCCCGATCGGCTGA
- a CDS encoding ABC transporter ATP-binding protein, with protein sequence MTTVLNVDAVNRSFGERQVLKDVSFTVDSGRLTGFVGANGAGKTTTMRIVLGVLAADTGAVTWRGAPITRADRQRFGYMPEERGLYPKMTVTEQIVYLGRLHGIGVADARRRTTALLERLELAERGNDPVEKLSLGNQQRAQIAAALVHDPELLVLDEPFSGLDPIAIETVLAVLRERARAGAAVLFSSHQLELVERLCDDLVIIADGTVRAAGSRTWLRDRYTLPRFRIEVDSDAGWLRDEPGVTLLELDGRRAVVDLGPDADEQALLHAALARGPVRAFAPVRPSLAEIFREVIQ encoded by the coding sequence ATGACCACCGTCCTGAACGTCGATGCCGTGAACCGGTCCTTCGGCGAGCGTCAGGTCCTCAAGGACGTCTCGTTCACCGTGGACTCCGGCCGGCTCACCGGCTTCGTCGGCGCGAACGGCGCCGGCAAGACCACCACGATGCGGATCGTCCTGGGCGTGCTCGCCGCCGACACCGGCGCGGTGACCTGGCGCGGCGCCCCGATCACCCGGGCGGACCGGCAGCGGTTCGGCTACATGCCGGAGGAGCGCGGCCTCTACCCGAAGATGACCGTGACCGAGCAGATCGTCTACCTCGGGCGGTTGCACGGGATCGGCGTCGCCGACGCCCGCCGCCGCACCACCGCCCTGCTGGAACGGTTGGAGCTGGCCGAGCGGGGGAACGATCCGGTGGAGAAGCTGTCGCTGGGCAACCAGCAGCGCGCCCAGATCGCCGCCGCCCTGGTACACGACCCGGAGCTGCTGGTGCTGGACGAGCCGTTCTCCGGGCTGGACCCGATCGCCATCGAGACGGTGCTCGCCGTGCTCCGCGAACGGGCCCGCGCCGGCGCCGCCGTGCTCTTCTCCAGCCATCAGCTCGAACTGGTCGAGCGCCTCTGCGACGACCTGGTGATCATCGCCGACGGGACGGTCCGGGCGGCCGGCTCCCGGACCTGGCTGCGCGACCGGTACACGCTGCCCCGTTTCCGGATCGAGGTCGACTCCGACGCCGGCTGGCTGCGTGACGAGCCCGGGGTGACCCTGCTGGAACTGGACGGCCGCCGTGCCGTCGTCGACCTCGGCCCCGATGCCGACGAGCAGGCGCTCCTGCACGCCGCCCTGGCCCGTGGGCCGGTCCGCGCCTTCGCGCCGGTCCGCCCCTCCCTCGCCGAGATCTTCCGAGAGGTGATCCAGTGA
- a CDS encoding glutamine synthetase family protein: protein MDLEELDVAVDNGGIDTVLLALTDMQGRLQGKRLHARYFMDEVVSGGSEGCNYLLAVDVDMNTVDGYAMSSWSTGYGDFVMRPDFSTLRRIPWHPGTALVLADLYDVSGAPVPASPRQILHRQLDRLAAHGLSAYAGTELEFVLYRDSYEQASQKNYRDLVPANQYNVDYSLLGTARVEPLLRRIRNEMHGAGLTPESAKGECNLGQHEIAFRYSDALTAADHHVVYKNGAKEIAAQEGMALTFMAKPNEREGNSCHIHFSLRDENGRSAMLGDGPAHLSETGQRVLAGLLATMREFSLLFAPNINSYKRYQPGSFAPTALRWGVDNRTCALRIAGHGQGMRVENRVPGGDVNPYLAIAALVAGALHGIENELSLEDEFIGNAYQDPEADRVPGTLREATALWAGGAVAETAFGPDVVAHYANMGRVELAAYDAAVTDWELRRGFERL, encoded by the coding sequence ATGGATCTCGAGGAGCTGGACGTCGCCGTCGACAACGGCGGCATCGACACGGTGCTGCTGGCCCTGACCGACATGCAGGGCCGGTTGCAGGGCAAACGGCTGCACGCGCGCTACTTCATGGACGAGGTGGTGTCCGGCGGCAGTGAGGGATGCAACTATCTGCTCGCGGTCGATGTCGACATGAACACCGTCGACGGCTACGCCATGTCCTCCTGGTCCACCGGTTACGGCGACTTCGTGATGCGGCCGGACTTCTCCACCCTGCGCCGGATCCCGTGGCACCCGGGCACGGCGCTGGTCCTGGCCGACCTGTACGACGTGTCCGGGGCGCCGGTGCCGGCCTCACCCCGGCAGATCCTGCACCGCCAGCTCGACCGGCTGGCGGCGCACGGCCTGTCCGCGTACGCCGGGACCGAGCTGGAGTTCGTCCTCTACCGGGACTCGTACGAGCAGGCGTCGCAGAAGAACTACCGGGACCTGGTCCCCGCCAACCAGTACAACGTGGACTACTCGCTGCTCGGCACCGCCCGCGTGGAGCCGCTGCTGCGCCGGATCCGCAACGAGATGCACGGCGCCGGCCTGACCCCGGAGAGCGCCAAGGGCGAGTGCAACCTCGGCCAGCACGAGATCGCCTTCCGCTACTCGGACGCGCTGACCGCCGCCGACCATCACGTGGTCTACAAGAACGGGGCGAAGGAGATCGCCGCCCAGGAGGGCATGGCGCTCACCTTCATGGCCAAGCCCAACGAGCGGGAGGGCAACTCCTGCCACATCCACTTCTCGCTGCGCGACGAGAACGGGCGGTCCGCGATGCTCGGCGACGGCCCGGCCCATCTCAGCGAGACCGGGCAGCGGGTGCTGGCCGGCCTGCTCGCCACGATGCGGGAGTTCAGCCTGCTCTTCGCGCCGAACATCAACTCGTACAAGCGGTACCAGCCGGGGTCGTTCGCGCCGACCGCGCTGCGCTGGGGCGTCGACAACCGGACCTGCGCGCTGCGGATCGCCGGGCACGGGCAGGGCATGCGGGTGGAGAACCGGGTGCCGGGCGGGGACGTCAACCCGTACCTGGCGATCGCCGCCCTGGTGGCCGGTGCCCTGCACGGCATCGAGAACGAGCTGTCGCTGGAGGACGAGTTCATCGGCAACGCCTACCAGGACCCGGAGGCCGACCGGGTGCCCGGCACCCTGCGGGAGGCGACCGCGTTGTGGGCGGGAGGCGCGGTGGCGGAAACCGCGTTCGGCCCGGACGTCGTGGCCCACTACGCGAACATGGGACGGGTGGAACTGGCGGCCTACGACGCCGCGGTGACGGACTGGGAGTTGCGCCGTGGATTCGAGCGCCTCTGA
- a CDS encoding amino acid permease, translating to MSTDEERLAQLGYKQELHRRLSGFSNFAVSFSIISILAGAITSYGIAMKAGGPVAITLGWLGVGVMVTFVALAMAEVCSAYPTAGALYWWAAALAKRNKAAWAWFIGWFNFLGEVAVTAAIDFGAAITTAAFFSLTLGMEVTALKTFLIFLVIIAVHGLLNTFGVSLVRILSDVSAWWHLVGVAVIVGVLAVVPDQHKPLSEVFFEVHNATGFTFAGAGVYAVLVGLLMAQYTYTGYDASAHVAEETHDAARAAPRGIVMSVVVSVIAGFVLLVAITWSIQDYEGSLGTPLGLPPAQIFIDAAGHDLGAFLLFICMIAQWFCGMASVTANSRMSYAFARDDALPGSWIWKKVNPRTGTPTNSIWLCVALSTLLVLPSLWNVVAYYAATSIAVIGLYIAYVGPVLLRRLNPDFQPGPWSLGRWSAPVGWIAIVWVGVICVLFVLPPGSPITAETFNYTIVAVAVVLGAAAIWWFAGARKWFTGPKQNLLEKAAHGESTD from the coding sequence GTGAGCACCGACGAAGAACGGCTCGCCCAACTCGGATACAAACAGGAACTCCACCGCCGGCTCTCCGGCTTCTCGAACTTCGCTGTCTCCTTCTCGATCATCTCGATCCTGGCCGGCGCCATCACCTCGTACGGCATCGCCATGAAGGCCGGTGGACCGGTCGCCATCACGCTGGGCTGGCTCGGCGTCGGTGTCATGGTCACCTTCGTGGCGCTGGCGATGGCCGAGGTGTGCTCGGCGTACCCGACCGCGGGCGCCCTCTACTGGTGGGCCGCCGCGCTGGCCAAACGCAACAAGGCCGCCTGGGCATGGTTCATCGGGTGGTTCAACTTCCTCGGCGAGGTGGCGGTGACCGCGGCCATCGACTTCGGCGCCGCGATCACCACGGCGGCCTTCTTCAGCCTGACCCTGGGCATGGAGGTCACGGCGCTCAAGACCTTCCTGATCTTCCTGGTCATCATCGCCGTGCACGGCCTGCTGAACACCTTCGGCGTCAGCCTGGTCCGGATCCTCTCCGACGTGAGCGCCTGGTGGCACCTGGTCGGCGTCGCGGTGATCGTCGGTGTCCTCGCCGTCGTCCCGGACCAGCACAAGCCGCTCTCCGAGGTGTTCTTCGAGGTGCACAACGCCACCGGATTCACGTTCGCCGGGGCGGGCGTCTACGCCGTCCTGGTCGGTCTGCTGATGGCGCAGTACACGTACACCGGCTACGACGCCTCGGCACACGTCGCGGAGGAGACCCACGACGCGGCCCGGGCCGCCCCGCGCGGCATCGTGATGTCCGTGGTGGTGTCGGTCATCGCCGGCTTCGTGCTGCTGGTCGCGATCACCTGGTCCATCCAGGACTACGAGGGCTCGCTGGGCACCCCGCTCGGCCTGCCCCCGGCGCAGATCTTCATCGACGCGGCCGGGCACGACCTCGGTGCGTTCCTGCTGTTCATCTGCATGATCGCGCAGTGGTTCTGCGGGATGGCGTCGGTCACCGCGAACTCCCGGATGTCCTACGCCTTCGCCCGTGACGACGCGCTGCCCGGTTCGTGGATCTGGAAGAAGGTCAACCCCCGCACCGGTACGCCGACGAACTCCATCTGGCTGTGCGTGGCCCTCTCCACGCTCCTGGTCCTGCCGTCGCTCTGGAACGTGGTCGCCTACTACGCGGCCACCTCGATCGCGGTGATCGGGCTCTACATCGCCTACGTCGGCCCGGTTCTGCTGCGCCGGCTCAACCCGGACTTCCAGCCCGGCCCGTGGAGCCTCGGGAGGTGGAGCGCCCCGGTCGGCTGGATCGCGATCGTCTGGGTGGGCGTCATCTGTGTCCTCTTCGTACTGCCGCCCGGCTCGCCGATCACCGCCGAGACGTTCAACTACACGATCGTCGCGGTGGCCGTGGTGCTCGGCGCGGCCGCGATCTGGTGGTTCGCCGGGGCCCGGAAGTGGTTCACCGGACCGAAACAGAACCTGCTGGAGAAGGCCGCCCACGGCGAGTCCACGGACTGA
- a CDS encoding PadR family transcriptional regulator, translating into MGEARRRGFGFPPGFPFGGPGGPGFPPPEFGGRPGPRRGGRGARQNVRPAILALLLERPMHGYEMIQELDSRTGGIWRPSPGSVYPTLQLLEDEGLIEVTAEGGRKSYRLTEDGRPEAETAAQNPPWAQIGADTMSQVQDFRDAAVGIMGALKQVGFNGTPEQRQKALEVLNETRRKLYAILAESE; encoded by the coding sequence ATGGGCGAGGCGCGCAGGCGTGGCTTCGGGTTCCCGCCCGGTTTTCCCTTCGGCGGCCCCGGTGGCCCCGGTTTCCCGCCGCCCGAATTCGGCGGCAGGCCCGGGCCACGGCGCGGCGGTCGCGGCGCCCGGCAGAACGTCCGGCCCGCCATCCTGGCGCTGCTCCTGGAGCGCCCGATGCACGGCTACGAGATGATCCAGGAGCTCGACTCCCGGACCGGGGGGATCTGGCGCCCGAGCCCCGGCTCGGTCTACCCGACCCTGCAACTGCTGGAGGACGAGGGCCTCATCGAGGTCACCGCCGAGGGCGGCCGCAAGAGCTACCGGCTCACCGAGGACGGCCGGCCCGAGGCCGAGACCGCGGCACAGAACCCGCCGTGGGCCCAGATCGGCGCCGACACCATGTCCCAGGTGCAGGATTTCCGCGACGCGGCGGTCGGCATCATGGGCGCGCTCAAGCAGGTCGGTTTCAACGGCACCCCGGAGCAGCGCCAGAAGGCGCTCGAGGTGCTCAACGAGACCCGGCGCAAGCTCTACGCCATCCTCGCCGAGAGCGAGTGA
- a CDS encoding response regulator, translating to MSISVLLADDHQLVRTGFRVILEMEDDITVAGEAADGAQAVELALRLRPDVVLMDVEMPGMDGLEATRRIAAAGGPSVLILTTFDRDDYLFAALRAGASGFLLKNGTPEALTEAVRVIAAGEALLAPAVTRRVISTFTAPVAAGVRLDQLTPREHEVLVLLAGGATNAEIATTLRLGETTVKTHVSRVLMKLGARDRTQAVVLAYELGVVRPGG from the coding sequence ATGAGCATCAGCGTTCTTCTGGCGGACGATCACCAACTGGTACGGACCGGGTTCCGGGTCATCCTCGAGATGGAGGACGACATCACCGTGGCCGGCGAGGCGGCGGACGGCGCCCAGGCCGTCGAACTGGCCCTGCGGCTGCGGCCGGACGTCGTACTGATGGATGTCGAGATGCCCGGGATGGACGGCCTGGAGGCGACCCGCCGGATCGCCGCCGCGGGAGGTCCGTCGGTGCTGATCCTGACCACCTTCGACCGCGACGACTACCTGTTCGCCGCGCTCCGGGCCGGGGCCAGCGGCTTCCTGCTCAAGAACGGCACGCCGGAGGCGCTCACCGAGGCGGTCCGGGTGATCGCCGCCGGGGAGGCGCTGCTCGCGCCGGCCGTCACCCGCCGGGTCATCTCCACGTTCACCGCGCCGGTGGCCGCCGGCGTCCGGCTGGACCAGCTCACCCCGCGCGAGCACGAAGTGCTGGTCCTCCTGGCCGGCGGCGCCACCAACGCGGAGATCGCGACCACTCTGCGGCTCGGCGAGACGACGGTGAAGACGCACGTCAGCCGGGTGCTCATGAAGCTCGGCGCGCGCGACCGCACGCAGGCCGTGGTGCTGGCGTACGAGCTCGGGGTGGTCCGGCCCGGCGGGTGA
- a CDS encoding LLM class F420-dependent oxidoreductase, producing MSMRWGMTVPFGGVPLADHGGVYKALADAGFTDAWTAEVAGTDGFTPLTLAAAWEPRLRLGTAIAPVFTRGPGLLAMTAAALAEAAPGRFQLGIGASSPVVVGDWNAVDFTKPFERSRGVLRFLRSALAGELTDGEFGTFRVRRFRLERPPAVPPQVLLAALRPGMLRLAAAEADGVILNWLSAGDVATALAETKEARPGFEVATRIFMVPTEDAAYARAVGRRLITSYLTVPAYAAFHRWLGREEILTPMWQAWQSGDRKGALAAIPDSLVDDLIVHGSPDECRARVQAYADAGVTVPIMALTPTPELERGGLPALLELITALGRR from the coding sequence ATGTCGATGCGATGGGGCATGACCGTACCGTTCGGTGGCGTTCCGCTGGCCGACCACGGAGGCGTGTACAAGGCGCTGGCCGACGCGGGTTTCACCGACGCGTGGACGGCCGAGGTGGCCGGCACCGACGGGTTCACCCCGCTGACCCTGGCCGCGGCCTGGGAGCCCCGGCTGCGCCTGGGCACCGCCATCGCCCCGGTCTTCACCCGGGGGCCGGGCCTGCTCGCGATGACCGCCGCCGCGCTGGCCGAGGCCGCGCCGGGCCGGTTCCAGCTGGGCATCGGCGCGTCCTCACCGGTCGTGGTCGGCGACTGGAACGCGGTGGACTTCACGAAGCCGTTCGAGCGCAGCCGGGGCGTGCTCCGCTTCCTGCGCTCGGCGCTCGCCGGGGAGCTGACCGACGGCGAGTTCGGCACCTTCCGGGTGCGCCGGTTCCGCCTGGAGCGGCCGCCGGCCGTCCCGCCGCAGGTGCTGCTCGCCGCGCTGCGCCCCGGCATGCTGCGCCTGGCCGCGGCCGAGGCCGACGGCGTGATCCTGAACTGGCTGTCCGCGGGCGACGTCGCCACCGCTCTCGCCGAGACCAAGGAGGCGCGGCCCGGCTTCGAGGTGGCCACCCGGATCTTCATGGTCCCCACCGAGGACGCCGCCTACGCCCGTGCCGTGGGCCGTCGCCTGATCACGTCGTACCTGACCGTCCCGGCGTACGCCGCCTTCCATCGCTGGCTGGGCCGCGAGGAGATCCTCACCCCGATGTGGCAGGCCTGGCAGTCCGGCGACCGCAAGGGCGCGCTGGCCGCCATCCCGGACTCCCTGGTCGACGACCTGATCGTGCACGGGTCGCCGGACGAGTGCCGGGCCCGCGTGCAGGCATACGCGGACGCCGGCGTCACCGTTCCGATCATGGCGCTGACCCCGACCCCGGAGCTGGAGCGGGGCGGCCTCCCGGCCCTCCTGGAGCTGATCACCGCCCTCGGCCGCCGCTGA
- a CDS encoding sensor histidine kinase — MPSVNPDEWRRPGPTAGQRRTDVWTGLAVAAVALLNLFIVRHAGFIDSADVAPLPEQICWVLAITLPLTVRRRYPDVTAVLIAAAFIGAQARGSQEAQVTIGVLFASIYTLGAWGRHRGRSRLLRLAIIGAMFAWLAAAFVIHGGGSVAPAVKASVAFNTFVVNAAFFAFCYLMGDAVWRGVRHGHELEEQTAELRAAHTAAAERAVLGERVRIARELHDVVAHHVSVMGIQASACRRAMDKDPARARTALTAVEESARTAVDELRRMLGALRASGAPEAGSPAGIDRLPEIAERAEEAGLAVRYAVYGDPVPLPDSLSQAAYRIVQEAVTNTLKHAGASTVDVRVRYLSGQIELDVTDDGRGGAAGGGGLGVIGMRERVAVHDGTLEHGPQPNGGYRVRARIPYPAKVVS; from the coding sequence ATGCCATCGGTGAACCCCGACGAGTGGCGACGGCCCGGACCGACCGCCGGCCAGCGCCGCACCGACGTGTGGACCGGCCTGGCGGTCGCCGCCGTCGCCCTGCTCAACCTCTTCATCGTCCGGCACGCCGGGTTCATCGACTCCGCGGACGTCGCGCCGCTGCCCGAGCAGATCTGCTGGGTGCTGGCCATCACCCTGCCGCTGACCGTGCGCCGCCGCTACCCCGACGTGACGGCCGTGCTGATCGCCGCGGCCTTCATCGGCGCTCAGGCCCGCGGCTCCCAGGAAGCGCAGGTCACCATCGGTGTGCTGTTCGCCTCGATCTACACGCTCGGCGCCTGGGGACGGCACCGGGGCCGGTCCCGGCTGTTGCGTCTGGCGATCATCGGCGCCATGTTCGCCTGGCTCGCCGCCGCCTTCGTCATCCACGGGGGCGGCTCGGTGGCCCCCGCGGTCAAGGCTTCGGTGGCGTTCAACACGTTCGTGGTGAACGCGGCCTTCTTCGCCTTCTGCTACCTGATGGGTGACGCCGTCTGGCGCGGCGTCCGGCACGGCCACGAACTGGAGGAACAGACCGCCGAACTGCGGGCCGCGCACACCGCGGCGGCCGAGCGGGCGGTCCTCGGCGAGCGGGTCCGGATCGCCCGGGAACTGCACGACGTGGTCGCCCACCACGTGTCGGTGATGGGCATCCAGGCGTCCGCCTGCCGCCGGGCCATGGACAAGGACCCGGCCCGGGCCCGGACCGCGCTCACCGCCGTCGAGGAGAGCGCCCGGACCGCGGTCGACGAACTGCGGCGGATGCTCGGCGCGCTGCGGGCCTCCGGGGCGCCGGAGGCCGGCAGCCCGGCGGGCATCGACCGGCTGCCGGAGATCGCCGAACGGGCCGAGGAGGCGGGACTGGCCGTCCGGTACGCCGTCTACGGTGATCCGGTGCCCCTGCCCGACTCGCTGTCCCAGGCCGCCTACCGGATCGTCCAGGAGGCGGTGACCAACACCCTCAAACACGCCGGGGCGAGCACGGTCGACGTACGGGTCCGCTATCTCAGCGGGCAGATCGAGCTGGACGTGACCGACGACGGGCGGGGCGGAGCGGCCGGCGGCGGCGGGCTGGGCGTGATCGGCATGCGCGAGCGGGTGGCGGTGCACGACGGCACCCTGGAGCACGGTCCACAGCCGAACGGCGGCTACCGGGTCCGCGCCCGGATCCCCTACCCGGCCAAGGTGGTGTCATGA
- a CDS encoding aldehyde dehydrogenase family protein, with product MATTEVIDPSTGEVFTTVPSLGLAETDAAIERARIAFGEWRRVSPGDRARLLRRFATVVEEHIEELARLEVRNAGHTIGNARWEAGNVRDVLNYYAGAPERLAGRQIPVAGGVDVTFHEPLGVVGIIVPWNFPMPIAGWGFAPALAAGNTVVLKPAELTPSTAIRLGELALEAGLPENVFQVLPGKGSVVGQRFVTHPAVRKVCFTGSTEVGKSIMAGCADQVKRVTLELGGKSANIVFADADLDAAAAAAPGAVFDNAGQDCCARSRLLVQESVYDKFLALLEPAVRGFRVLDPADDSSEMGPLISSGQRAAVTSYLEGSDIAFRGTAPDANGWWFPPTVLLARSNADRHWREEIFGPVVSVLPFRDEEDAIRLANDTEYGLSGSLWTRDVGRALRVSRAVETGALSVNSNSSVRYWTPFGGMKQSGLGRELGPDALLSFTDVKNVFISTGD from the coding sequence GTGGCGACTACAGAGGTGATCGATCCGTCGACGGGTGAGGTCTTCACGACCGTACCGTCGCTGGGTCTGGCGGAGACCGACGCCGCGATCGAGCGTGCGCGGATCGCATTCGGTGAGTGGCGCCGGGTCTCGCCCGGGGACCGGGCGCGGCTGCTGCGCCGCTTCGCGACGGTGGTCGAGGAGCACATCGAGGAGCTGGCGCGGCTGGAGGTGCGCAACGCCGGGCACACCATCGGCAACGCGCGCTGGGAGGCGGGCAACGTCCGGGACGTGCTGAACTACTACGCCGGCGCACCGGAGCGGCTGGCCGGGCGGCAGATCCCGGTGGCCGGCGGCGTGGACGTGACGTTCCACGAGCCGCTCGGCGTGGTCGGGATCATCGTGCCGTGGAACTTCCCGATGCCGATCGCCGGCTGGGGTTTCGCGCCCGCGCTGGCGGCCGGCAACACGGTGGTGCTCAAGCCGGCCGAGCTGACCCCGTCGACCGCGATCCGGCTCGGCGAGCTGGCCCTCGAGGCCGGGCTCCCGGAGAACGTGTTCCAGGTGCTGCCGGGTAAGGGCAGCGTGGTCGGGCAGCGGTTCGTCACCCACCCGGCGGTGCGGAAGGTCTGCTTCACCGGGTCCACCGAGGTCGGCAAGTCGATCATGGCGGGCTGCGCCGACCAGGTGAAACGGGTGACCCTGGAGCTCGGCGGCAAGAGTGCCAACATCGTCTTCGCGGACGCCGATCTCGACGCCGCGGCCGCCGCCGCGCCCGGCGCCGTCTTCGACAACGCCGGGCAGGACTGCTGCGCGCGCTCCCGGCTCCTGGTCCAGGAGTCGGTGTACGACAAATTCCTCGCGCTCCTCGAACCGGCCGTGCGCGGTTTCCGGGTACTCGACCCCGCCGATGACTCGTCGGAGATGGGACCGCTGATCTCCTCCGGACAGCGGGCCGCCGTCACGTCGTACCTCGAAGGCTCTGACATCGCGTTCCGCGGCACCGCGCCGGACGCGAACGGATGGTGGTTCCCGCCGACCGTGCTGCTCGCCCGCTCGAACGCGGACCGGCACTGGCGCGAGGAGATCTTCGGGCCGGTGGTGAGCGTGTTGCCGTTCCGGGACGAGGAGGACGCGATCCGGCTGGCCAACGACACCGAGTACGGGCTGTCCGGCTCGCTCTGGACCCGGGACGTGGGCCGGGCGCTGCGGGTCTCGCGGGCCGTGGAGACCGGTGCGCTGAGCGTGAACAGCAACTCCTCGGTGCGCTACTGGACCCCGTTCGGTGGCATGAAGCAATCCGGTCTCGGGCGTGAGCTCGGCCCGGACGCACTGCTGTCCTTCACGGATGTGAAGAACGTATTCATCTCAACGGGAGACTGA
- a CDS encoding 3-oxoacyl-ACP reductase: MERLQDRVAVITGAGSGIGLATARRFAAEGAKVVAVDISEDAGKAVAAEVGGEFVACDVSDEEQVKALFDGVVERHGRIDIAFNNAGISPPDDDSILVTGLDAWERVLKVNTTSVFFCCKYAIPHMQRQGKGSIINTASFVALLGAATSQIAYTASKGGVLAMTRELGVQFAREGIRINALCPGPVATPLLMELFAKDPERAARRLVHVPMGRFAEPDEIAAAVAFLASDDASFMTASQFVVDGGITGAYVTPL, encoded by the coding sequence GTGGAACGCTTGCAGGACCGGGTCGCCGTGATCACCGGCGCCGGCAGTGGCATCGGGCTGGCGACCGCCCGGCGGTTCGCCGCGGAGGGCGCCAAGGTCGTCGCCGTGGACATCTCGGAGGACGCCGGAAAGGCCGTCGCCGCGGAGGTCGGCGGCGAGTTCGTGGCCTGTGACGTCAGCGACGAGGAGCAGGTCAAGGCACTCTTCGACGGCGTCGTGGAACGGCACGGCCGGATCGACATCGCCTTCAACAACGCCGGCATCTCGCCGCCCGACGACGACTCGATCCTGGTCACCGGCCTGGACGCCTGGGAGCGCGTGCTCAAGGTCAACACCACGAGCGTCTTCTTCTGCTGCAAGTACGCGATCCCGCACATGCAGCGGCAGGGCAAGGGCTCGATCATCAACACCGCCTCGTTCGTGGCCCTGCTCGGCGCGGCCACCTCGCAGATCGCCTACACCGCCAGCAAGGGCGGTGTGCTGGCGATGACCCGCGAGCTGGGCGTGCAGTTCGCCCGCGAGGGCATCCGGATCAACGCGCTCTGTCCCGGGCCGGTGGCCACGCCGCTGCTCATGGAGCTGTTCGCCAAGGACCCTGAGCGGGCCGCCCGGCGGCTGGTGCACGTGCCGATGGGCCGGTTCGCCGAGCCGGACGAGATCGCCGCCGCGGTGGCGTTCCTGGCCAGCGACGACGCGTCGTTCATGACGGCGTCGCAGTTCGTCGTCGACGGCGGGATCACCGGAGCGTACGTAACGCCGCTGTGA